One genomic segment of Podarcis muralis chromosome 18, rPodMur119.hap1.1, whole genome shotgun sequence includes these proteins:
- the YJU2 gene encoding splicing factor YJU2, protein MSERKVLNKYYPPDFDPSKIPKLKLPKDRQYVVRLMAPFNMRCKTCGEYIYKGKKFNARKETVQNESYLGLPIFRFYIKCTRCLAEITFKTDPENTDYAMEHGATRNFQAEKLLEEEEKRLQKEREDEELNNPMKVLENRTKDSKLEMEVLENLQELKELNQRQAHVDFESMLQQYKDYEEQQKERELEEDEQETKTMLEQAQSRRLLQDSDSEDEDSASRPAKPFAKAKPTDILQEDSEPQAKKLKVESWERSIGKLSSKVKLSGLVTAKRKPVSSAANGADSGDAPPGAGAGSTSSPCGGASLASGPKAGASSLSLLGAYSDSEDSKSD, encoded by the exons ATGTCGGAGAGGAAAGTGTTAAAT AAATACTACCCTCCAGACTTTGATCCATCTAAGATCCCCAAGCTTAAACTTCCAAAGGACAGGCAGTATGTGGTCCGACTGATGGCACCTTTCAACATGCG GTGCAAGACCTGTGGCGAGTACATCTACAAAGGAAAGAAGTTCAACGCCCGGAAGGAGACGGTCCAGAATGAGTCTTACCTGGGGCTTCCCATCTTCCGGTTTTATATCAAATGCACCCGCTGCCTGGCAGAAATCACCTTCAAG ACAGACCCCGAGAACACAGACTATGCCATGGAGCATGGGGCCACGCGGAACTTCCAGGCTGAGAagctgctggaggaagaggagaagcgcctgcagaaagagagagaggatgaaGAGCTGAACAACCCAATGAAG GTTTTGGAGAACAGGACCAAGGACTCCAAGCTGGAGATGGAAGTTCTGGAGAACCTCCAGGAGCTGAAGGAGCTGAACCAGCGCCAGGCCCACGTGGACTTTGAGTCCATGCTGCAGCAGTACAAAGACTATGAGGAGCAGCAGAAAGAGCGAGAGCTGGAGGAGGACGAGCAGGAGACAAA AACTATGCTGGAACAAGCTCAGAGCAGGAGGCTGCTACAAGACTCTGATTCAGAGGACGAGGACTCTGCTTCACGTCCTGCTAAGCCGTTTGCAAAAGCGAAGCCTACAGACATCCTGCAAGAG GACTCGGAGCCTCAGGCAAAGAAGCTGAAGGTGGAAAGCTGGGAGAGGAGCATCGGGAAACTCTCAAGCAAGGTCAAACTGTCTGGGCTGGTGACTGCCAAGAGGAAGCCAGTTAGTAGTGCAGCCAATGGAGCAGACAGTGGAGATGCACCGCCAGGCGCAG GTGCTGGGAGTACAAGCAGCCCCTGTGGGGGGGCCTCTCTGGCCTCTGGCCCCAAAGCAGGAGCTTCCTCCCTCAGCCTTCTGGGAGCCTATTCTGACAGCGAGGACAGCAAGAGCGACTGA